From Coffea arabica cultivar ET-39 chromosome 10e, Coffea Arabica ET-39 HiFi, whole genome shotgun sequence, one genomic window encodes:
- the LOC113711203 gene encoding uncharacterized protein, which yields MNVRDFVQNGTRKKIGNGKATNIWEDNWIPGNKDGKVTSAMPQNCNIRRVDELISGFRWRKPLVLRTLNRKDADKILDIPISISGREDSNYWLHGGNGIYTVNSGYKALSRETAQHIGRKADEAETSSANSNGKQWKWLWKLKVKSKIKHFIWRSLNGLLPVNGLVFNRTHHGDPICDSCGEHNEFIEHMFFQCSRAQAVWKMAPIQWDGLTEQTGNFRVWWTAMLEVSYRTEGREHIELTTNILWQIWKRRNEWKFNAKRKHPWKTVNKGQQEWQEQASAWSKETMIPEDAERDGEEVEPVDVRSDEMHIRISTSVQKQTNSVGTGILATNFSHQVVLAWALIDRKTMNQLQTIAEAVKMAIIKARHQQWQKITVHIPSPQLLKVITTGVAKDIKMSTLADDNNNLRALFQKCSFCLDRRLDKRCDMISDYALGIFQDEEWINPQCV from the coding sequence ATGAATGTGAGAGATTTTGTGCAAAATGGAACTAGAAAGAAGATAGGCAATGGCAAGGCTACAAACATTTGGGAGGATAACTGGATCCCTGGAAATAAGGATGGAAAAGTCACATCTGCAATGCCTCAGAATTGCAACATCAGAAGAGTAGATGAGCTGATCAGTGGTTTTAGATGGAGAAAACCATTGGTACTTAGAACCTTAAACAGGAAGGATGCTGACAAAATCTTGGATATTCCTATAAGTATCTCAGGAAGGGAAGACAGCAATTACTGGTTACATGGTGGCAATGGCATCTATACGGTCAATTCTGGATACAAGGCATTGAGTAGAGAAACAGCTCAACATATAGGAAGAAAAGCTGATGAGGCAGAAACGAGCTCAGCAAACTCCAATGGAAAGCAATGGAAGTGGTTGTGGAAGCTGAAAGTCAAAAGCAAGATAAAACACTTCATTTGGAGGAGTTTAAATGGGCTACTTCCAGTTAATGGTTTGGTGTTTAATAGAACACACCATGGAGATCCAATATGTGATAGCTGTGGAGAACACAATGAGTTTATTGAACATATGTTTTTTCAATGCAGCAGAGCTCAAGCAGTATGGAAGATGGCCCCAATACAGTGGGATGGGTTAACTGAACAGACAGGGAATTTTAGAGTTTGGTGGACTGCAATGCTGGAAGTCTCATATAGGACAGAGGGCAGGGAGCATATAGAGCTTACTACGAATATCCTTTGGCAAATAtggaaaagaagaaatgaaTGGAAGTTCAATGCTAAACGAAAGCATCCTTGGAAAACAGTTAACAAGGGTCAACAGGAATGGCAAGAGCAAGCCTCAGCTTGGAGTAAGGAAACAATGATCCCTGAGGATGCTGAAAGAGATGGAGAGGAAGTAGAACCAGTGGACGTACGAAGTGATGAAATGCATATCAGAATATCAACTAGTGTGCAGAAACAGACCAATAGTGTTGGTACTGGGATTTTAGCAACTAACTTCAGCCATCAGGTGGTGTTAGCCTGGGCACTAATTGATAGGAAAACAATGAATCAGTTGCAGACTATCGCAGAAGCTGTGAAGATGGCCATTATAAAGGCCAGACATCAGCAATGGCAGAAAATTACAGTCCATATCCCCAGCCCACAGCTGCTGAAAGTGATTACAACAGGGGTGGCTAAGGATATCAAAATGTCTACTTTGGCTGATGATAATAACAACCTCAGAGCTTTGTTCCAGAAATGCTCTTTTTGTCTAGATAGGAGATTAGATAAAAGATGTGATATGATTAGTGATTATGCCTTAGGCATATTTCAAGATGAGGAATGGATCAATCCTCAGTGTGTCTAA